One genomic window of Actinoalloteichus hoggarensis includes the following:
- a CDS encoding MaoC family dehydratase: MSLRVAADVEVGDLLPELRVSVSRADLVRYAGASGDFNPIHWNERVARAVGLPDVIAHGMFTMAQGARLVADWAGDPAAVVEYGVRFTRPVVVPDDEAGGLIELSGKVSGREDDGTLKVTVTARSRGQAVLGRAIARVRLA, from the coding sequence ATGAGCCTGCGTGTCGCGGCGGACGTCGAGGTCGGCGACCTGCTTCCCGAGTTGCGGGTGTCGGTCAGCCGGGCGGACCTCGTCCGCTACGCCGGTGCGTCCGGCGACTTCAACCCGATCCACTGGAACGAGCGAGTGGCCCGTGCGGTCGGCCTGCCCGACGTCATCGCGCACGGCATGTTCACCATGGCGCAGGGGGCGCGGCTGGTGGCCGACTGGGCGGGTGACCCGGCCGCGGTGGTGGAGTACGGCGTTCGCTTCACCCGACCGGTGGTGGTGCCGGACGACGAGGCGGGCGGACTCATCGAGCTGTCCGGCAAGGTGAGCGGCCGGGAGGACGACGGCACGCTGAAGGTCACCGTCACGGCGCGCAGCAGAGGACAGGCGGTGCTGGGTCGGGCGATCGCTCGCGTGCGACTGGCTTGA
- the secE gene encoding preprotein translocase subunit SecE — protein sequence MSEDREHKRDGEGDDASRPRSAAERRERRASARPAARKDRRGGDAESSKGEVVSSGTPRKGRPTESRDGKGKRPSLPRRLGRFVREVVAELRKVIWPTRKQMVTYTLVVLVFVSFMVTLVAGLDIAFSRGVLWLFG from the coding sequence GTGAGCGAGGACCGCGAGCACAAGCGGGACGGGGAGGGCGACGACGCCTCCCGACCACGCAGCGCCGCCGAGCGTCGCGAGCGACGCGCCTCCGCGCGCCCGGCTGCCAGGAAGGATCGACGCGGCGGCGACGCCGAGTCGTCCAAGGGCGAGGTAGTGAGTTCGGGCACCCCGAGGAAGGGGCGGCCGACCGAGTCGCGCGACGGGAAGGGCAAGCGCCCGTCACTGCCGCGTAGGCTTGGGCGGTTCGTCCGCGAGGTCGTGGCCGAACTCCGGAAGGTCATCTGGCCCACGCGCAAGCAGATGGTGACCTACACACTGGTGGTGCTGGTCTTCGTTTCCTTCATGGTGACGCTGGTGGCGGGACTGGACATCGCCTTCAGCCGGGGCGTGTTGTGGCTGTTCGGCTGA
- the nusG gene encoding transcription termination/antitermination protein NusG yields MTSNEDSQELTGLSDEQVHAKGADEGSTAVESAEAGETATEATDGAAAEALSAGESAEERQDEPEFDPVAEMRAALASAPGEWYVVHSYAGYENKVKTNLETRVQTLDVEDFIFQVEVPTEEVTEIKNGQRKQVQRKVLPGYILVRMELNDASWGAVRNTPGVTGFVGATSRPSPLTLDEVLKFLVPQVEEAKPEKGKAAAAAAKSSIEVDFEVGESVTVMDGPFATLPATINEVNADAQKLKVLVSIFGRETPVELSFNQVSKI; encoded by the coding sequence GTGACCTCCAATGAGGACAGCCAGGAGCTGACCGGCCTGTCCGACGAGCAGGTGCACGCCAAGGGCGCCGATGAGGGCTCGACGGCTGTCGAGTCCGCCGAGGCCGGCGAGACTGCCACGGAGGCCACCGACGGTGCTGCTGCCGAAGCGCTCTCGGCAGGCGAGTCGGCAGAGGAGCGCCAGGACGAGCCCGAGTTCGACCCGGTGGCCGAGATGCGCGCCGCGCTGGCGAGCGCGCCCGGCGAGTGGTATGTGGTGCACTCCTACGCCGGTTACGAGAACAAGGTCAAGACCAACCTGGAGACCCGGGTCCAGACCCTCGACGTGGAGGACTTCATCTTCCAGGTCGAGGTGCCGACCGAAGAGGTCACCGAGATCAAGAACGGCCAGCGCAAGCAGGTGCAGCGCAAGGTGCTGCCCGGCTACATCCTGGTTCGCATGGAGTTGAACGACGCCTCGTGGGGCGCGGTGCGCAACACGCCGGGCGTCACCGGCTTCGTCGGGGCGACCTCGCGTCCCTCGCCGCTCACGCTGGACGAGGTGCTGAAGTTCCTCGTGCCGCAGGTCGAGGAGGCGAAGCCGGAGAAGGGCAAGGCCGCCGCCGCGGCCGCGAAGTCGAGCATCGAGGTCGACTTCGAGGTCGGGGAGTCGGTGACCGTCATGGACGGGCCGTTCGCCACGCTGCCCGCGACGATCAACGAGGTCAACGCCGACGCACAGAAGCTCAAGGTGCTGGTGTCGATCTTCGGTCGCGAGACTCCGGTGGAGCTGTCGTTCAACCAGGTCTCCAAGATCTGA
- a CDS encoding pyridoxal phosphate-dependent aminotransferase, producing MAVPQTDSPVPNPHRPRISARVSGIRESATLAVDAKAKALKAAGRPVIGFGAGEPDFPTPPHIVAAAEAACAEPRNHRYTPAGGLPELREAIAEKTLRDSGYQVDPGRILVANGGKQAVYQAFATLLDPGDEVLLPAPYWTTYPEAITLAGGAAVVVPTDESTGYLVSVEQLEVARTAATKVLLFCSPSNPTGAVYPPELVTAIGRWAAEHGIWVITDEIYEHLVYDGVQALSLPVAVPELADRCIVVNGVAKTFAMTGWRVGWMIGPKDVIKAAGSLQSHLTSNVANVSQRAALAAVSGPLDAVTEMRTAFDRRRRTIVSMLSAIPGVTCPTPQGAFYVYPSVRELLGKELRGRRLTSSVDLAEAVLEHAEVAVVPGEAFGTPGYLRLSYALGDDDLAAGIERMSTLLAEAR from the coding sequence ATGGCCGTTCCACAGACAGACAGCCCAGTTCCCAACCCGCACCGCCCCCGGATCTCGGCGCGGGTGAGCGGCATCCGCGAGTCCGCGACCCTGGCAGTGGACGCCAAGGCCAAGGCCCTGAAGGCAGCGGGCAGACCAGTCATCGGCTTCGGCGCCGGGGAGCCGGACTTCCCGACGCCGCCGCACATCGTGGCCGCGGCCGAGGCGGCCTGCGCCGAGCCGAGGAATCACCGTTACACCCCGGCGGGCGGCCTGCCCGAGCTGCGCGAGGCGATCGCCGAGAAGACGCTGCGCGACTCCGGCTACCAGGTGGACCCCGGTCGGATCCTGGTCGCCAACGGCGGCAAGCAGGCCGTCTACCAGGCCTTCGCCACCCTGCTGGACCCGGGTGACGAGGTGCTGCTGCCCGCGCCCTACTGGACCACCTATCCGGAGGCGATCACGCTCGCGGGCGGTGCGGCCGTGGTCGTGCCCACCGACGAGTCGACCGGCTACCTGGTCAGCGTCGAGCAGCTCGAGGTCGCCAGGACGGCCGCGACGAAGGTGCTGCTGTTCTGCTCACCGTCGAATCCCACCGGTGCGGTGTACCCGCCCGAGCTGGTCACCGCCATCGGCCGCTGGGCGGCGGAGCACGGGATCTGGGTGATCACCGACGAGATCTACGAACACCTGGTCTACGACGGCGTGCAGGCGCTGTCGCTTCCGGTCGCCGTCCCGGAGCTGGCCGACCGCTGCATCGTGGTCAACGGGGTCGCCAAGACCTTCGCGATGACCGGCTGGCGAGTGGGTTGGATGATCGGGCCGAAGGACGTCATCAAGGCGGCGGGCAGCCTTCAGTCGCACCTGACCTCCAACGTGGCCAACGTCTCGCAGCGGGCGGCACTGGCCGCCGTGTCGGGTCCGTTGGACGCCGTGACGGAGATGCGGACGGCGTTCGACCGCAGGCGGCGGACGATCGTGTCCATGCTGTCGGCGATCCCCGGCGTGACCTGCCCCACCCCGCAGGGCGCGTTCTACGTGTATCCCTCGGTCCGGGAGCTGCTCGGCAAGGAGCTGCGCGGCAGGCGGCTGACGTCGAGCGTCGATCTGGCGGAGGCCGTCCTGGAACACGCCGAGGTGGCCGTGGTGCCCGGTGAGGCCTTCGGCACCCCCGGTTACCTGCGGCTGTCCTACGCCCTCGGCGACGACGACCTGGCGGCGGGCATCGAGCGGATGAGCACGCTGCTCGCCGAGGCTCGCTAG
- the rplL gene encoding 50S ribosomal protein L7/L12: MAKLSNAELLDQFKEMTLLELSGFLKEFEETFDVTAAAPAAVVAAGPAAATAEAAEEQSEFDVVIEAAGDKKIQVIKVVRELVSGLGLKEAKELVESAPKAVLEAVAKDAADSAKEKLEAAGAKVTVK; encoded by the coding sequence ATGGCGAAGCTGTCCAACGCAGAGCTGCTCGACCAGTTCAAGGAGATGACCCTTCTCGAGCTCTCCGGGTTCCTGAAGGAGTTCGAGGAGACCTTCGACGTCACGGCCGCCGCGCCTGCCGCCGTGGTCGCCGCGGGCCCGGCCGCCGCCACTGCCGAGGCCGCCGAGGAGCAGAGCGAGTTCGACGTGGTCATCGAGGCCGCGGGCGACAAGAAGATCCAGGTCATCAAGGTCGTGCGTGAGCTCGTCAGCGGCCTGGGCCTGAAGGAGGCCAAGGAGCTCGTCGAGAGCGCGCCGAAGGCCGTCCTCGAGGCCGTCGCCAAGGACGCCGCCGACTCCGCCAAGGAGAAGCTCGAGGCCGCGGGCGCCAAGGTCACCGTCAAGTGA
- the rplJ gene encoding 50S ribosomal protein L10, with product MAKSDKVDAVTEISDRFRSASAAVITEYRGLSMAQLNELRRALGQGATYRVAKNTLAKRAAVDAGVDGLGDLFTGPTAIAFVDGEPVDAAKALRDFAKDNKALVIKGGYMDGRALSVDEVNQIADLDSREVLLAKMAGALKANLSKAAATFAAPATKAARLFVALEEKKPAGEAPAAEAADAPAEA from the coding sequence ATGGCCAAGTCCGACAAGGTCGACGCGGTCACCGAGATCTCGGACCGGTTCCGTTCCGCCTCGGCGGCGGTGATCACCGAGTACCGCGGGCTCTCCATGGCACAGCTCAACGAGCTGCGCCGTGCACTGGGCCAGGGCGCCACGTACCGGGTCGCGAAGAACACGTTGGCCAAGCGTGCCGCGGTGGACGCCGGAGTGGACGGTCTCGGCGACCTGTTCACCGGTCCGACCGCCATCGCCTTCGTCGACGGCGAGCCCGTCGACGCTGCCAAGGCCCTGCGTGACTTCGCGAAGGACAACAAGGCGCTCGTCATCAAGGGCGGGTACATGGACGGCCGCGCGCTGTCCGTGGACGAGGTCAACCAGATCGCTGACCTCGACTCCCGTGAGGTGCTGCTGGCCAAGATGGCGGGTGCGCTGAAGGCGAACCTGTCCAAGGCCGCCGCCACCTTCGCGGCACCGGCCACCAAGGCGGCGAGGCTCTTCGTCGCCCTGGAAGAGAAGAAGCCGGCAGGCGAGGCCCCGGCGGCCGAGGCCGCCGACGCTCCGGCCGAAGCCTGA
- the rpoB gene encoding DNA-directed RNA polymerase subunit beta: MAVSRATQATAATNSMSGIPGAPKRVSFAKIREPLGVPDLLDLQVQSFEWLTGAESWFQRRIDAGEDLPVGGLEEVLNEISPIEDFSGSMSLSFSSPRFDEVKASVEECKDKDMTYAAPLFVTAEFTNNTTGEIKSQTVFMGDFPMMTNKGTFIINGTERVVVSQLVRSPGVYFDHAVDKTTDKDVYNVKIIPSRGAWLEFDVDKRDTVGVRIDRKRRQPVTVLLKALGWTAERIRERFGFSETLIATLDKDHTAGQDEALLDIYRKLRPGEPPTRESAQTLLENLFFKDKRYDLAKVGRYKLNKKLGINEPVQAGTLIEEDIVTTIEYLVRLHAGDDKMTVGQGEDAVEVPVESDDIDHFGNRRLRTVGELIQNQIRVGLSRMERVVRERMTTQDVEAITPQTLINIRPVVAAIKEFFGTSQLSQFMDQTNPLAGLTHKRRLSALGPGGLSRERAGMEVRDVHPSHYGRMCPIETPEGPNIGLIGSLSSYGRVNPFGFIETPYRKVVEGRVTDQVDFLTADEEDRFVKAQANTPIADDGTFLEDRVLVRRKGGELDYIPPSDVDYMDVSPRQMVSVATAMIPFVEHDDANRALMGANMQRQSVPLLRSESPLVGTGMELRAAVDAGDVLVVDKAGVVEEVCADFITVMADDGTRQTYRLHKFRRSNQGTCTNQKPIVSEGERVEIGQVIADGPCTDEGEMALGKNLLVAIMPWEGHNYEDAIILSQRLVQDDVLTSIHIEEHEIDARDTKLGAEEITRDIPNVSEDVLADLDERGIIRIGAEVRPGDILVGKVTPKGETELTPEERLLRAIFGEKAREVRDTSLKVPHGQNGKVIGIRVFSRDDDDELPPGVNELVRVYVAQKRKIQDGDKLAGRHGNKGVIGKILPAEDMPFLPDGTPVDIILNTHGVPRRMNIGQVLETHLGWIAKQGWDVEGQPDWAARLPEDLYSAEPGTNTATPVFDGAREEEITGLLGSTLPNRDGERMVKADGKAQLFDGRSGEPYPYPVAVGYMYILKLLHLVDDKIHARSTGPYSMITQQPLGGKAQFGGQRFGEMECWAMQAYGAAYTLQELLTIKSDDVVGRVKVYEAVVKGENIPDPGIPESFKVLLKELQALCLNVEVLSTDGAAIEMRDTEDEDLERAAANLGINLSRNESPSVDDVVN; encoded by the coding sequence TTGGCAGTCTCCCGCGCGACCCAGGCCACTGCTGCGACCAACTCCATGTCGGGGATCCCTGGGGCACCCAAGCGGGTCTCGTTCGCGAAGATCCGTGAGCCGCTCGGGGTGCCCGATCTGTTGGACCTTCAGGTCCAGTCCTTTGAATGGCTCACCGGGGCCGAATCCTGGTTCCAGCGCCGCATCGACGCGGGCGAGGACCTCCCGGTCGGTGGGCTCGAAGAGGTCTTGAACGAGATCTCCCCGATCGAGGACTTCTCCGGCTCGATGTCCCTCTCCTTCTCCAGCCCGCGCTTCGACGAGGTCAAGGCCTCCGTCGAGGAGTGCAAGGACAAGGACATGACCTACGCGGCTCCGTTGTTCGTCACCGCGGAATTCACCAACAACACCACCGGCGAGATCAAGAGCCAGACGGTGTTCATGGGTGATTTCCCGATGATGACGAACAAGGGCACGTTCATCATCAACGGCACCGAGCGAGTCGTCGTCTCCCAGTTGGTCCGCTCGCCAGGCGTCTATTTCGATCACGCCGTCGACAAGACGACGGATAAGGACGTCTACAACGTAAAGATCATTCCCAGCCGTGGAGCCTGGCTGGAGTTCGATGTCGACAAGCGCGACACGGTCGGCGTTCGGATCGACCGCAAGCGCAGGCAGCCCGTCACCGTCCTGCTGAAGGCCCTCGGCTGGACCGCGGAGCGGATCCGCGAGCGCTTCGGCTTCAGCGAGACGCTGATCGCCACGCTCGACAAGGACCACACCGCCGGGCAGGACGAGGCGCTGCTCGACATCTACCGCAAGCTGCGTCCTGGCGAGCCTCCGACCAGGGAGAGCGCGCAGACCCTGCTGGAGAACCTCTTCTTCAAGGACAAGCGCTACGACCTCGCCAAGGTCGGCCGATACAAGCTGAACAAGAAGCTCGGCATCAACGAGCCCGTCCAGGCGGGCACGTTGATCGAAGAGGACATCGTCACGACGATCGAGTACCTGGTCCGCCTGCACGCGGGCGACGACAAGATGACCGTCGGTCAGGGCGAGGACGCCGTCGAGGTGCCCGTCGAGAGCGACGACATCGACCACTTCGGCAACCGCAGGCTTCGGACGGTCGGCGAGCTGATCCAGAACCAGATCCGAGTCGGCCTGTCTCGGATGGAGCGGGTCGTCCGCGAGCGGATGACCACGCAGGACGTCGAGGCCATCACGCCCCAGACCCTGATCAACATCCGGCCCGTCGTGGCCGCGATCAAGGAGTTCTTCGGCACCTCGCAGCTCTCCCAGTTCATGGACCAGACCAACCCGCTCGCGGGTCTGACCCACAAGCGTCGTCTCTCGGCGCTCGGGCCGGGCGGTCTGTCCCGGGAGCGTGCGGGCATGGAGGTGCGTGACGTCCACCCGTCGCACTACGGCCGCATGTGCCCGATCGAGACGCCGGAAGGCCCGAACATCGGTCTGATCGGTTCGCTGTCGTCCTACGGCCGGGTGAACCCCTTCGGCTTCATCGAGACGCCGTATCGGAAGGTCGTCGAGGGTCGGGTCACCGACCAGGTCGACTTCCTGACGGCCGACGAGGAGGACCGCTTCGTCAAGGCGCAGGCGAACACGCCGATCGCCGACGACGGCACCTTCCTGGAGGACCGAGTCCTGGTCCGGCGGAAGGGCGGCGAGCTGGACTACATCCCGCCGTCGGACGTCGACTACATGGACGTCTCGCCCCGGCAGATGGTCTCCGTCGCCACGGCGATGATCCCCTTCGTCGAGCACGACGACGCCAACCGTGCCCTGATGGGCGCCAACATGCAGCGGCAGTCGGTGCCGCTGCTGCGCAGCGAGTCGCCGCTGGTCGGCACGGGCATGGAGCTGCGGGCCGCCGTCGACGCCGGTGACGTGCTGGTGGTCGACAAGGCGGGCGTCGTCGAAGAGGTGTGCGCCGACTTCATCACCGTCATGGCCGACGACGGGACGCGGCAGACCTACCGGCTGCACAAGTTCCGCCGTTCGAACCAGGGGACGTGCACCAACCAGAAGCCGATCGTCTCCGAGGGCGAGCGCGTCGAGATCGGCCAGGTCATCGCCGACGGGCCGTGCACCGACGAGGGCGAGATGGCCCTGGGCAAGAACCTGCTCGTGGCGATCATGCCGTGGGAGGGGCACAACTACGAGGACGCGATCATCCTGTCGCAGCGTCTCGTGCAGGACGACGTGCTGACCTCGATCCACATCGAGGAGCACGAGATCGACGCTCGGGACACGAAGCTGGGTGCCGAGGAGATCACGCGGGACATCCCGAACGTCTCCGAGGACGTGCTGGCCGACCTCGACGAGCGCGGCATCATCCGCATCGGCGCCGAGGTCCGGCCCGGCGACATCCTGGTCGGCAAGGTCACGCCGAAGGGCGAGACCGAGCTGACTCCGGAGGAGCGGCTGCTGCGGGCGATCTTCGGCGAGAAGGCCCGCGAGGTGCGGGACACCTCGCTGAAGGTGCCGCACGGCCAGAACGGGAAGGTCATCGGCATCCGGGTGTTCAGCCGGGATGACGACGACGAGCTGCCCCCCGGCGTGAACGAGCTGGTCCGCGTGTACGTGGCGCAGAAGCGGAAGATCCAGGACGGCGACAAGCTGGCCGGTCGGCACGGCAACAAGGGCGTCATCGGCAAGATCCTGCCTGCCGAGGACATGCCCTTCCTGCCCGACGGCACGCCGGTCGACATCATCCTGAACACCCACGGTGTGCCGCGACGGATGAACATCGGCCAGGTCCTGGAGACACACCTCGGCTGGATCGCGAAGCAGGGCTGGGACGTCGAGGGTCAGCCCGACTGGGCCGCCCGCCTTCCTGAGGACCTGTACTCGGCGGAGCCTGGTACGAACACCGCCACCCCGGTGTTCGACGGTGCCAGGGAAGAGGAGATCACCGGACTGCTCGGCTCGACGCTGCCCAACCGGGACGGCGAGCGGATGGTCAAGGCCGACGGCAAGGCTCAGCTGTTCGACGGACGCAGTGGCGAGCCGTACCCCTACCCGGTCGCGGTCGGCTACATGTACATCCTGAAGCTGCTGCACCTGGTGGACGACAAGATCCACGCTCGGTCCACCGGCCCGTACTCGATGATCACCCAGCAGCCGCTCGGTGGTAAGGCGCAGTTCGGCGGTCAGCGGTTCGGCGAGATGGAGTGCTGGGCCATGCAGGCCTACGGCGCCGCCTACACGCTCCAGGAGCTGCTCACGATCAAGTCGGACGACGTGGTCGGCCGGGTCAAGGTCTACGAGGCTGTGGTGAAGGGGGAGAACATCCCCGATCCCGGCATCCCGGAGTCCTTCAAGGTGCTGCTCAAGGAGCTGCAGGCGTTGTGCTTGAACGTCGAGGTGCTCTCCACCGACGGCGCCGCGATCGAGATGCGCGACACCGAGGACGAGGACCTGGAGCGGGCCGCCGCGAACCTGGGCATCAACCTCTCGCGCAATGAGTCGCCGTCTGTCGACGATGTCGTGAACTGA
- the rplA gene encoding 50S ribosomal protein L1: MTKRSKAYRQAEELIDRARLYSPLEATKLARETAKARKDSTVEVAIRLGVDPRKADQMVRGTVNLPHGTGKTARVIVFATGDKAAEAEAAGADAVGTDELIERIQGGWLEFDAAIATPDQMAKVGRIARILGPRGLMPNPKTGTVTPDVTKAVTEIKGGKIAFRVDKQANLHMVIGKASFETEKLVENYAVALDEVLRAKPSAAKGRFLKKITFSTTMGPGIPVDPNRTRDLLADENAS, encoded by the coding sequence ATGACCAAGCGCAGCAAGGCTTACCGTCAGGCCGAAGAGCTCATCGACCGCGCGCGGCTCTACTCGCCGCTGGAGGCCACCAAGCTGGCCCGGGAGACCGCGAAGGCGCGGAAGGACTCCACGGTCGAGGTGGCGATCCGGCTCGGCGTCGACCCGCGTAAGGCGGACCAGATGGTGCGTGGCACCGTCAACCTGCCGCACGGCACCGGCAAGACCGCCCGCGTGATCGTCTTCGCGACGGGTGACAAGGCGGCCGAGGCCGAGGCCGCGGGCGCCGACGCCGTGGGTACCGACGAGCTGATCGAGCGCATCCAGGGCGGCTGGCTGGAGTTCGACGCCGCGATCGCGACCCCGGACCAGATGGCCAAGGTCGGTCGGATCGCGCGCATCCTCGGCCCGCGTGGCCTGATGCCGAACCCGAAGACCGGCACCGTGACGCCTGACGTCACCAAGGCCGTCACCGAGATCAAGGGCGGAAAGATCGCCTTCCGGGTGGACAAGCAGGCCAACCTGCACATGGTGATAGGCAAGGCGTCGTTCGAGACCGAGAAGCTGGTCGAGAACTACGCGGTCGCGCTGGACGAGGTGCTGCGGGCGAAGCCGTCGGCCGCCAAGGGCCGCTTCCTGAAGAAGATCACCTTCTCCACCACCATGGGCCCGGGCATCCCGGTCGACCCGAACCGCACCCGCGACCTGCTGGCCGACGAGAACGCCTCCTGA